attctaAGCTTAATTAGTAAGGATAACCAATATTATTGAATTTtggagtgaaaaaaaaaattcttaagaatgaaaaaaaagagtaaatttTCAAggttacgaagaatgtgaggcagagtacgaagaatgtaaggtAGAGTACGAAGAAAGTGGAGATTGATGATTCCTCACTTTTTTTCATACTTtgcctcacattctttgtacttttgacaattatttagtgttttaaatttttaattttttttgagtttattttcCATCAATACTAAGCTTAATTAGTATAGAGAACCGATATTATTGAATTTTggagtgaaaaaaaatttattaaaaatgaaaaaaagtaaaattttgagGGTATGAAGATTGTGAGGAAGTgtacaaaaaatgtgaggaatcctcacttTCTTCGTACCCTCAAcaattatttagtgttttaaatttttaaattttttgagtttatttCCACCAATTCCAAGTTTAATTGGTATGGATAACCaatattattacattttaaagtgaaaaaaattcttaaaaatgaaaaaagagtaAAATTTTAAggatatgaagaatgtgaggaaggatacaaaaaatatgaggacttctcacatttttcgtatatttcttcacattcttcgtaccctgaCAATTATTTAGTGGtttcaatttggaaaatttttgagtttcattTCCATCAATTCTAAGCTTAATTAGTATGGATAACCAATTTTATAGCATTTtaaagtgaattttttttttaaaaaatggtaaaattttaAGGGTAGGAAAAATGTGAGGATATGTATGAAGAACGTGAGGAAatatacgaagaatgtgagaaatcttTACTTTCTTCATACCTtacctcacattctttgtacccttgacaattatttagtgttttaaaattttaaattttttgagtttattttaCAGTAATTCTAAGCTTAATCAGTATGGATAACCAATGTTATTGCATTTTGAAgtgaaaacaattcttaaaaataaaaaaggtaaaatttcgagggtatgaaaaatgtgaggaaagaTACtgagaatgtgaggaatccccTGACAATTATTtagtattttcaaattttaaattttttgagtttattttcCATCAATTCTAAGCTTAATTAATATGGATAACTAATATTATTGCattttgaagtgaaaaaaaattcttaaaaatgaaaaaaaaaaccttagcttttaagtaggtcatgaatttttttagttgttaaatatgttttacaaattttatatcaatttcatttttatttttattccattctATTTGTatctcaatatttattttatttaaacccaAATTATTGAGAATGGAGGAAGAAAAGGTAAAAGGAGAAAATAGTGGAATGTCATAACCGGTTCTTCCATTAACAGGttaagtggattttttttttcaaatttaaaatgaatggCCAAGATGTAATCTTGGACATCCAATGGCTAAAAAAAATTTCGGTATGGTACCGACGGAGGTACCTTAGAATTTTCCAAAATGCAAAAGATGGTGTTGTCGAAATGGGTAACTGAATAAAAGGGACAACCATTAAGGGATATTTTTGTCTGAAATGAGTCATTTTCAAAGCTTTTAAAAGTGGGAGGTTACTTTTataatttcaagaaaattttgtcCCTCTTAATCAATTATCCTATATATTGGTGGGAGGAAGAAGACAACCCTTATCGTTATTTCCGGCAATGCTCTAGCAAAGAAACGTTGCGCTACCATTACAACAATTAATCCACTTTGCCACCAGCTGTGGCAACCCAAATTTTCTGgtactttttttttgtcttttctggTGTGGCTAAATTTACTATGTATTTATGATCAAAATTGAATGGGTAAGGATGTGCTTGGATATTGGAATTGATTTCCAGACTCGGTCCATATTTTTTAACCCTATGTTCTTCCACTGTGATCGAGTCTGGTCAGTTCCCCGTCAGATTCGTTATGTTTCCAATTGACTTATTGTTGGTGTGGGAGTTGTTTTCGAGCTGACTTAGCTGACTCAGTAACCCAGTGAAAGGAAATTCACTTAACGTGTTTATACTGAGTCATCTGACTTagtgattaaaattatttggtGCCGATTCATGCACTGGGTTAGTTAGGCTCGCTGGTTTGggtgaaaaagaaaacaattgatTTCAAATCCAGTCTTGTTTTGGATGCATCTtgcatttcttattttttgtttttaaaaataggaagtaataataattttcttatatgtaGATACACAAAACCAAGCATATTTGTCTCTACTAAGTTAagaaaatattggtaattaattaattgaatgaTGAACAAATgcaataaaattatattgttaaatttgaattttttttttttttgaacatcACATGGCATAATGGATTTAAACTAATATCTCGTGTGATACAAATCAAATCTTGTAACCCAACAATCTTAGGGTAATCGTAGTCAAATATTAAACATACTAAGATACCCaaactaaaacaaatatctaCCTTTTGCAGCTAAGATTTTTGTACTTCTGCCATTTGTGcacctttttttctttagaaatgtACTTCTGTCTTGTCCttgttaagaaaaaaagttGACACAGTACGCGTATTTTGAGGTACATTTCATTTTGCATCGACATCTTacttctttttaactttttctgcatggaaaatgaaaattgattccCCAGTGCAAGCAACTAGTAGTTTTGATCACAAATCTGTCAAGGTAAATCCTCTTCCCTTTAGCATTCTACCTCTAGGGACTATAGTTTAGAGTTCTTGTTGGTACTGACACCACCCTTCCATGTATTCATAAACTCACTACACTCATAATGTGGTATTAATTCTGGAAGTTTTGGTCCCAACTAATGTTTTCTTAAACCAAGTACTATGCAAGATCCCTTTCTCCCTATCTTTCGTTAAGGTTTATTTAGAATATAGAATTTCACATTCATTTCCCATTGATTACCCTACAGAAAAAAAGGGCACAAAAAAATGCTCACATGTAATACTCAAGAAGGAATGGACTTTGAATATGATCGGAAAAGTGAGTTAAAAgcttttgatgatttaaaaactGGCGTGAAGGGGCTTGTAGATGCTGGGATGGCAAAGATCCCACGTATGTTCATCCATCCACCACATAATCTCCATGAGAAGTCAGTTTCCACTAACGCCCAGCTTAGTATTCCAATCATAGACCTAGAAGGTGTCAATAGTGATGCAATTCTATGTGCTAAAATCGTTGACAAGGTTCGAAATGCTTGTGAGATTTGAGGCATTTTTTGGATAGTCAATCATGGAATTCTGAGATATGTTTTGGAGGAGGTGATCAAAGGAATATGTAGATTTAACGATCAAGATACTGTAGTGAAGAAAGAGTTTTATACTCATGATTTCACCAAAGAGGTGACATTTGTATCCAATTTTGATCTATTTAAGACACCAGTAGCTACTTGGAAGGATTACTTTTCTTGAAAGGTGGCCTTTGTATGGAGCTTGTGAAgggaaatttattttatgaagagAAAAGAAGGAAGGCTTATGACACAAAAAATGCACAGGCTCTCATCATAGAAAATAGATGAGGAATTAGGAATAGAGGACAAAAAGGTAATGAAAAGTTCGAGAGGATGTTCCAGTCTAAGgataaaatcaaatgttttCATTGCGGAAAAgagagaaatgaaaagaaattgtcCAATTTggaaaagggaatataataggcagaatcaagaaaaataagatgACAATAATATCACAACCTTTATATCCAATAGTGATGAAGTTTTAATGCTCTCGTATTTTGTATGTAGATGAACATGAAGTTGAGTGGATTGTAGACACTACAACCTCCTACCATGCTACTCCTCACTTGGTGTTGTTTTCTTATTATAGAGTTGGCAACTTTGACATAGTCAAGATGGGAAACTTTAATCACTCTAAGATTGTAGGGATGGGTGATGTTTGCTTTGAAACCAATATGGGGTGTAGGTTGACATTGAAAGATGTAAGGCATGTTTCAAATTTACGCCTTAATTTGATGTCAGGTTTGACCTTGGACAAGCAAGGTTATGAAAGCCACTTTGGCAAaggcaaatggaagctcattgaGGGCTCACTGGTTGTTGCAAAAGGAGAAGCGTATTGCACTTTGTACAAGACCCAAGGTAAAGTTTGTAAGGATGAGTTATATGCTTTAAAGGGTACTTTATTGGAGTTGTGGCATAAAAGGTTAAGGCATATGAATGAGAAAGTATTACAAGTTTTGGCAAGGAACTTCTTAATTCCCTTGGCAAAATATGAATCTTTGTTTTCTTGTGATCATTGTTTAGTTGGAAAACAACATAGGGTTTCCTTTAATAATAGATCTAAGAAGTTAGAGAAATTGGAGTTGGAATACTCTAATGTTTGTGGTCGTATGTTTATGGCAACTTTAGAGGAAATAGAGACTTCATTACCTTTATTAATGATGCTATCAGGAAGGTATTGATTTATTTGCTCAAATCAAAGGATTAAgtcttttaataatttctaCAATTTCATGTCATGGTTGAGAAAGAGacttaaaagaaattgaagtgTCTCAAGTCTAATAATGGATATGAGTACACCTCAAGGGCGTTTGAAACTTACTGCACTAAGTATGGTATGAGGCATGAGAAAATAATCTCTGGTACTCCACAACATAATGGTGTGGCTAAAAGGATGAATCACACCATCATTGAGAGGGTTAGGTGTATGCTGAAGACTGTAAAGTTGTTTAAGTTGTTTTAGGGTGAAACTGCTCACACTGTCTACTATTTGATAAATAGATCTCCATCAGGTCCATTGAACTTTGAGGTTCCAAAGAAGGCATATACATGAAAAGATGTTTCCTATTTCCACTTAAGGGTCTTTGGGTGTAAAACTTTTGTGCATGTTCCCAAAGAAAAGAGATCCAAACTTGATGAATGGTTCCACATGTTCTtgttggctatggtgatgaagAGTTTGGATTCAGATTATAGGATCCAACCAATAAGAAATCGATGAGAAGTAGAGATGTGGTCTTCCAAGAAGGTCAAACCTTGGGAGATTTGGCCAAAACTAATCAATCCAAAGGTACAAATGATGACTTCGTTGAGTTGGTACCTATTCCTCCATCATTAGAGCAACCCAGTAATGAAGAGGAGGAAATTGATGAACTACTAAAAGATGATAAAGCAAGTAACATACCTATAGGAGCTAGTTGAGCATGAGGAGTAGGAGGAGTACTCACTTCATAAGGAAGATTTGGTACACCAGGCTATGAGGTCTACTAGAGAGCATGGTCCCTCTACTAGATATCCAGCCTTTGGGTACATGTTAGTAATTGATATGTGGGAGCCATAGAATTTTCAGGAGTAGTCACTTAAGGGTCTTTGGGTGTAAAACTTTTGTGCATGTTGCTAAAGAATAGAGATCCAAACTTGATGAATAGGAGGTTCCACATGTTTTTGTTAGGTATGGTGATGAAGAGTTTGGATTCAGATTATGGGATCCAACCAATAAGAAATTGATGAGAAGTAGAGATGTGGTTTTCCAAGAAGATCAAACCTTAGGAGATTTGGCCAAAGCTAATCAATCCAAAGGTACAAATGATGACTTCATTGAGTTGGTACCTATTCCTCCATCATTAGAGCAATTCAGTAATGAAGAGAAGGAAATTGGTCAGCTACCAAAAGATGATAATGCAAGTGACATACCTGCATGAGCCAATTAAGTATGAGGAGTAGGAGGAGTAGTCACTTCATTAGGAGGATTTGGTACACCATGCTAGGAGGTTTACTAGAGAGCATGGTCCCTCTACTAGATATCCCTCCTTTGAGTACATGCTAATAATTGATGTGGGGGAGCCATAAATTTTATAGGAAGCTGAGTCTCACGAGGATAGTAGCAATTGGTTGAGAGTTATGTaagatgagatggattccttgtAGAAAAATGAAACCTATGAGTTAGTACAACTTCctaaaggaagaaaatcattgaaaaaaaatgggtaTTCAAGTGGTTGAGGGATACAATTGATGAAAATGCATCCAAGTTGAAGAAGATTCACACAAACAAGAATGCCTTAAACATGTTGACAAAGGTGTTCCCAAGTAGAAGCTTTAGTTGTGCATTAGCGTAGCAAGTTTGAACTCCATGTGATGGGGATATAGATTGGTAGTCCTCTCTCATGTGCTGGAGGGAGAGATTGTTGGGCCAAGTTTGTCCACCCCATGAGCCCATGTATTAGGCTATTTTATAGTTAGGTATTCTTTAAGCCCAAATATAAATAACATTAGGACTTTAGTAtattagggaaaaaaattgattgagaaaaggaaagaaaattaggaTTGCTTTGTGGCTATTATTTTAGGGCTCAAAAGGTGAAGTTGCAAGTTCTTTCTATTAGGATTAAAACaccttaatcatattttttgaaaGCAATGATAAACCAAtgcaaaaaattaaagtaaaaaaacacATGAGATTTATAATGGTTCATTTTCAATGTGAGAGTTATGTCCACTTGTAGTCACTGTAGATTTTTACTATGATGAAAAGAGAATACAAGAGAATCCCAAAATGCCTTACTCTTTAAGTTTTTCTCTCtttacatttttctatttctcccaataccacacaaaaaaaaaaaaaaaaacctctctcAAAGTTGGCTaccctaaatttaatataaataggATAACCCAATCACGTGTAATATCCCCAAATGCCCCAACTTAAAATATTCTAACTATTTAGGATAATAATTAGGCTTCACATCTTAACACTTTCATCAACTTTTCAGGGAAGTTCTTATAGTATGATTTCTTCCTAATCTCTTTCTGTTAATTGTTTTTTGGGGTGATGGATTTCCACCTcacatatttatataagttttcgAGACGAAGAAACTAATGAAAACTTGATTATTTGTATCTCCATTTTATTgaagtaaaagaaattttctctgtgattttttatctttatttagaGGGTTTTTCCATGTTATATTTAGTGTCCCTTTTTTGCTTGAATATCTTTggattattattgtttattattgctaggttgttattattattgagtGGTGGTTATTATTGTGGATGCATTTTTAACCTTGGTAGGTGAATACTCTAAATCTCCCCCTTTCACTTTCAAAtaatgtcttgcttttaggagTTTAATCCAAACATATATATGACACAATATTAATTAATGTGCAAGACTTTGCATGTATAAAATTCAAgctataataaaataaataatagtaattaataATGTGAATAATTAATAGTAACAACtataatagtaaaataaaaaagaaaaaaatgtatatagaaGATGAAAAGAGAAAATTGGTAATACTTGAAGATGGGGAATTACATACCTTTATAagttctacattttttttccctcaagaTGACCCTTTAAGAATTGTCACAATCTTTaggaattttcattttttttttaacattaaaagtGTTGGCCAAACTTTTACATTTCTTAAACCAAGACTTATTTAGGACGATGTTATTCTTTTTCCCCCTTTTATCATGCATATGAATGTTACCCATGCACATGGAAGTGACCTACATTATTTGAAgttaactttataaaaaaaatttaatacttaaaataaaaatcaaataataaattttaagttaataacttgataataatttgatttaaagttaaattaaattatttaactaataGAAATTGAGTTTTCTTGaaagattttttgttttggaaaagacttatgtattttttttttgaataaaagtagtttttgaaattagaaaatatattttataaacttaaaataaaaagcaattctttttcggtttttttttataatgttcttaacaataattttttatatgaagaataatttaaagacttttatattatatataagataatactaaaaaaaaaaaatcatttttcatatttaagtttccaaaataattatgcttaaaatcattttcatatttaagtttaaaaaataattaacaactATTTTCAATGATTATTCTCGTAacctgtttttgaaaactggcTTTGAACATTGCCAATGAGCTGAGCTTTGCTTTCTTCGTccattttcccttttctttcttccacgTTGTCTACTTTTAATTTTTGGCGGATCCTTTTAAGTATTCGCCATAGCTTTCTTcgtccatttttccttttctttctcccACGTTGTcaactttttgtttttggcGGATCCTTTTAAATATTCGCCATAGCAAAGAAGACAACTTCTACCTTTATTTCCGGCGGCTCTCCATCTTCTGTGGCGATAGCAAAGAAGCGCTGCGCGAACATTACAACAGTGCCACTTCGCCACCAGCTGCAACAACCCAAATTTTCTGGTATGACCTTCGTTTCACTGCCCACATTTGAGTTCCTCTGAGGAATGCTTcgttctttgttttttttttttgggtgtggCTAGATTCACTATGTATTCATGATCGAGATTGAATGGGTAAGGATGCTTGGATATTCGGAATTGATTTCCTGACTcggttcatatttttttaaccatttgTTTCTCATCTTAGATTGAGTCTGCTCAGTTTTCCTTCAGATCCGTTCTGTTTCCAATTGACTCATTACTGATCTGGGAGTTGTTTTGGAACTGACTTAGCTGACTCAGTAATCCATTCAAGGGAAATTCACCTTCTATTTGTTTGAACACTTAGTTATTTTGCGATTGAGCTGATAATGTAATTGATTATTGAAGGCAGCAATTTTAACATTGTGTTGGTTAGTTAATATGGTCTTGTTGATGTGAAAATGACTGGAAATATGAAATTGAGTTTAGAAACAAATACCCATGTCAATCTTGACAAACCTTCCCATACGGTTTAATCTGTACCATCGGTGGTGTGAACTAAGAAAAAGCTCGCAAACTCCTAGGAACAAGTCTATGTGGATACACGGTTAAAATATGTTAGATTCCCCTTCATACTTGGTTGGTATATTTGTCTctgctaagttaatttttttttgataattaattaattgaatgaTGAACAGGTACgacaaaattatattattaaatttgaattttttttctgaaCATCACACAACATAGTGGATTTATACTATTACCGTGATGCAAATCAAATCATGTAACCCAACAACCTTAGGATAATTGTAGTCAAATATTAAAGAGACCAAGGTACCCAAACTAAAACAACATTCCTGCAGCCAAACAGCACCTAGTCCTGAACCTTAACCTCTACTCAATGTCTTACCCTGATATTGTTTGAGGAAGAGGACTATGTAGAATGAGAGCCAAGCTTCCTTTATATAGGTGGTGGTGCTACATATACATTTTGTAGCTGAGATCCTTGCAGTCAAGGCTGTGCAGAGGAGTCTTTAACAGTAAAGAAGGTCAGTGGCCTCAAGCGTGAAGACTCTGAAGATTTCTTCCCGGAGAACCCTGGAGATCAGGAAGTCTTTAAGTTGAATGTGATGGTGGGGTAGGGTGGTTTCCAATTTGAGTTCTGTGGCCTGACAGTGCAAGTCTTCAGGACATTTCGCACAAGCGGAAAAACCCAATTTTACATACTTGAATAAGCTAGAAGTAAGCTTCATTAGGTCAGTTTTCTTCTGATCCACAGAGTTCTCAAAGAATTGTAATAAACAAGAAGCAATCATTTTGATGCATTCACATGCATACCCCAACTTCAATGCTGAGAAGTTTATGGTAACTTCCTCTAGAGAAAACTCTGCTTTCTGCCATTTGAGCGCCTTTTTCTCCTTTAGAAATGTACTTCTGTCTAGTCCttgttaagaaaaaaagtttACACAGTACTtgcatttttcatcttttttacttgttttgCATGGAAAACGAAAATTGATTCCACAGAGCAAGTAATTGGCAGTTTTGATAACAAATCTGTCAAGTTGAAGCCTCTTCCCTAATGGTACTATACCTGTGGAGCTATAGTTTAAAGTTATTGTTGATGCTGGCACCACCCTTCCATGCTGTCATGAACTCACTGCACTCATAATGTGGTACTAATTGTGGAAGTTTTGGTCCCAAACTAACCTTTTTTAGACCAAGTACTATGCAAGATCCCTTTCTCCCTACCTTTTCCTTAAGATTTGTTCAAAATACAGAATTTCACTCTTTTCCCATTGATAATcctacagaaaaaaaaaaacacaaaaaatatgatGACATGCAATACTCGAGAAGGAATGGACTCTGAATATGACCGGAAAAGTGAGTTAATTGCTTTTGATGATTCAAAAGCTGGTGTGAAGGGGCTTGTAGATGCTGGGGTGGCAAAGATCCCACGTATGTTCATCCATCCACAACATAATCTCCGTGAGAAGTCAGTTTCCACTAATGCCCAGCTTCGGATTCCAATCATAGACCTAGAAGGTGTCAACAGTGATGCAATTCTACGTGCTAAAATCATTGACAAAGTTCGAAATGCTTGTGAGATTTGGGGCATTTTTCAGATTGTCAATCATGGAATTCTGAAAAGTGTTTTGGAGGAGATGATCAAAGGAATACGTAGATTTAATGAGCAAGACACTGAAGTGAAGAAAGAGTTTTATACCCGTGATTCCTCCAAAAAGGTGAAATTTGTATCCAATTTTGATCTATTTCAGGCACCAGCAGCTACTTGGAAGGATTCCTTTTCTTGTATTATTAATCCTAATCCACCAGACCCAACAGATATGCCTGCGGTATGCAGGTATGTTGTCAGTCATATTAACATGTGCAACACTAAGTAACTAACCTACTTTCAAATGCTGCCATTACATGTGCTTGATCAACTTGCAGAGATATAATCATGGAATACTCGAAGCAAGTAAAGATGTTGGCTAATACTCTGTTTGAATTAGTTGCAGAGGCTCTTGGCCTCAATTCAAACCATTTGAAAGACATGGAATGTGCTGAGGGCCTTTTCCTTGTGTCTCATTACTACCCAGCTTGCCCAGAACCAGAATTGACTATGGGCACCAAAACTCATACTGATCCAACATTCCTCACTGTACTTTTACAAGACCAAGTGGGTGGTCTCCAAGTTCTCCATGAGAAACAATGGGTCAATGTGAACCCGGTGCCTGGAGCACTAGTGATAAACACTGGAGATCTTCTGCAGGTAATTCTACATTATACTACTCTTGATCTACTTACTCTATTGGTCCACTTTCCCACTCCTATGTTTGACTGAATAATTTTCAGGCCATGAATCCAATATTGGGTCCTTTGTGTATTGCTAATGTAGTAATAACTCTTTTCATAAGTTCATTCTTGGAGTATACCAGTGGTCATACAATGTTTCAGATTCTGTAAGTATCAAAATTGCCAATTTTGCGTGGTAAAGTGTTTTACCCTGCTGGTCATTTATTCACACCAAAATGAAATGCGCATTACAATATAACTAAAAGAGACAGGCATTTGATCAACCAAATGGAGTACTGATGACATGATTTATCAACTATTAACACTTTCTCCAATGAcgttttttgtttgattttttagcTTGTATCCAACGACATGTTTAGGAGTGCAAAACACAGGGTATTGGCAAATCATAAAGGCCCAAGAGTATCAGTGGCCAGCTTTTTTTCTCCATCTAGTCTGCCACCCTCAAAACTCTACGGACCAATCAAGGAGTTGTTATCAGAAGAGAATCCTCCAAAGTACAAGGAAACCACAGCAAGAGACTATGGTACCTACCACAGAGCAGAAAGGCTTGGTGGAACTTCTGCTCTCCAGCATTTCAAGCTTTAGTTTGGCAATGGAGATGATGAAGGGTTAGGAATAATTGAATCTCCAGGAAGTGGAAGGGTTTATCCTATTTGTGATTGAGTTGGCTATTGTTTCAACTTTTAATAGTAGTTTCCTTAGTAAGGTATGTATAAATTGGGAGTTGCTATCATATTTGTGGGCATACTGAAACTCGAAACATTGATCTGCttatgtaattgatttgaatgtGAAGTAGAAGCCTTGTTATGGTCTATCCACATCAGGAGAGGTTATGCAAACAGGCATGTATTGAAATACCACATGTGCAAGGCACATTTGAGCTTTCAAAACTTTCTGATGCCATGTAATCTAAGTTTCTAGTGggcttttcttctctatttcttcacctctctttttatttatttatcgaTTATTTGTTAGGCTTCTTGTTTCTTGGGTCTAGAGGTTACATTGAACTCCCATGCTATCTCAACAAAAATATGCATGATTCTATACATttgattattcttttaatttttatttatttatttatttatatttttctctgtCAGTAAGCTTGAACTCAAAAACTGATGAATTGATGATTGTTTACCAAGGAATGAAC
This region of Vitis vinifera cultivar Pinot Noir 40024 chromosome 5, ASM3070453v1 genomic DNA includes:
- the LOC100247670 gene encoding 1-aminocyclopropane-1-carboxylate oxidase homolog 1, with amino-acid sequence MMTCNTREGMDSEYDRKSELIAFDDSKAGVKGLVDAGVAKIPRMFIHPQHNLREKSVSTNAQLRIPIIDLEGVNSDAILRAKIIDKVRNACEIWGIFQIVNHGILKSVLEEMIKGIRRFNEQDTEVKKEFYTRDSSKKVKFVSNFDLFQAPAATWKDSFSCIINPNPPDPTDMPAVCRDIIMEYSKQVKMLANTLFELVAEALGLNSNHLKDMECAEGLFLVSHYYPACPEPELTMGTKTHTDPTFLTVLLQDQVGGLQVLHEKQWVNVNPVPGALVINTGDLLQLVSNDMFRSAKHRVLANHKGPRVSVASFFSPSSLPPSKLYGPIKELLSEENPPKYKETTARDYGTYHRAERLGGTSALQHFKL